Proteins encoded by one window of Bradyrhizobium sp. B097:
- a CDS encoding putative porin, whose protein sequence is MFKKRAHAEWRALPLAVSLSALACATPAVGQTADQAAEQGPAAAAKRTDAKKPKVSSTKPTSSNATVNLVNLLVQQGVLKEEQAQALIKQAEDEAYVSRQAAKDATTKADDATKAATAAAAAAQPPGTRHVTYVPEVVKRQLREEIKQEVMAKAQKENWASPGTYPEWAQRIRFYGDARVRYQGNYFPTGNDQAGAINFNAINTGSPYDLSSISNPYSAPTYDALQDRNQFRFRGRLGMEADLLYGFTAGLRIASGENNSPVSTNQTLGSSGGNFSKYGVWLDRGYINWQTWGDDLRISAGRFDNPFWSPTDLVWYRELGFDGFAVQAKHEVWEGFTPFAVAGAFPIYNTDFNAGINLTTPPTKFASHDKWLFGGQVGFNARFNQDYAFRFGVAYYDFDNVQGQLSSPCIVEVAADVCDTDLTRPSFAQKGNSYFALRNIIPDPPGTGNNGGTSFQYQYFGLVSQYRPVVVSGQLDLGQFHPTHIVLDGEYVNNTAFSRSLMNAAAVNNRGPSPDGGNTPGAFNGGNQGWLGRVTVGDREIKHLWDWNVHAGYKYLESDATIDAFADSDFGLGGTNLKGYFVGGNIGLGENVWATLRWMSANSIAGNPYAVDVLQVDLNAKF, encoded by the coding sequence ATGTTTAAGAAACGAGCTCACGCAGAATGGCGCGCGTTGCCGCTTGCGGTGTCGCTGAGCGCGCTCGCCTGCGCAACGCCGGCCGTGGGCCAGACCGCGGACCAGGCCGCCGAGCAGGGTCCCGCCGCCGCGGCGAAGCGGACCGATGCCAAGAAGCCGAAGGTGTCGAGCACCAAGCCGACATCGTCGAATGCCACCGTCAACCTCGTCAATCTCTTGGTGCAGCAGGGTGTCCTCAAGGAGGAGCAGGCCCAGGCGCTGATCAAGCAGGCCGAGGACGAGGCCTATGTCTCCCGCCAGGCCGCCAAGGACGCCACCACCAAGGCCGACGACGCTACCAAGGCCGCAACCGCCGCCGCGGCGGCGGCGCAGCCGCCGGGCACCAGGCACGTCACCTACGTTCCCGAAGTCGTCAAAAGACAGTTACGGGAAGAGATTAAGCAGGAGGTGATGGCCAAGGCGCAGAAAGAAAACTGGGCGTCGCCCGGAACCTACCCGGAATGGGCGCAACGCATCCGCTTCTACGGCGATGCGCGCGTGCGCTATCAGGGCAACTATTTCCCGACCGGCAACGACCAGGCCGGCGCCATCAATTTCAACGCCATCAACACCGGTTCGCCCTACGACCTTTCGTCCATCTCGAACCCTTATTCCGCGCCGACTTATGATGCCCTGCAGGACCGCAACCAGTTCCGGTTTCGCGGCCGCCTCGGCATGGAAGCGGACCTGCTATACGGGTTCACGGCCGGCCTGCGCATTGCGTCTGGCGAAAATAACTCGCCGGTGTCGACTAATCAGACGCTTGGTAGCAGCGGGGGCAACTTCTCGAAGTATGGCGTCTGGCTGGATCGCGGCTACATCAACTGGCAGACCTGGGGCGACGATCTGAGGATCTCCGCGGGCCGTTTCGACAATCCGTTCTGGTCGCCGACCGATCTGGTCTGGTACCGCGAACTTGGATTCGACGGTTTTGCCGTTCAGGCCAAGCACGAGGTGTGGGAGGGCTTCACGCCATTCGCGGTGGCCGGCGCATTCCCGATCTATAACACCGATTTCAACGCCGGAATCAATCTGACGACTCCGCCAACCAAGTTCGCGAGCCACGACAAGTGGCTGTTCGGAGGCCAGGTCGGTTTCAATGCGCGATTCAATCAGGACTATGCATTCCGGTTCGGCGTCGCCTACTACGACTTCGACAATGTGCAGGGCCAGCTTTCCAGTCCCTGCATCGTCGAGGTTGCAGCCGACGTTTGCGATACCGACCTGACCCGGCCGTCCTTTGCGCAGAAGGGAAACAGCTATTTCGCGCTGCGTAACATCATCCCCGATCCCCCTGGCACCGGCAACAATGGCGGCACCAGCTTCCAGTACCAGTATTTCGGACTGGTCAGCCAGTATCGCCCGGTGGTCGTCAGCGGACAGCTCGATCTCGGACAGTTCCATCCGACGCACATCGTGCTCGACGGCGAATACGTCAACAACACCGCGTTCAGCCGTTCCCTCATGAACGCTGCGGCGGTGAACAATCGCGGGCCGAGCCCGGATGGCGGCAACACGCCCGGCGCGTTCAACGGTGGCAATCAGGGTTGGCTCGGCCGCGTCACCGTCGGCGACAGGGAGATCAAGCATCTCTGGGATTGGAACGTCCACGCCGGCTACAAATACCTCGAATCCGACGCCACCATCGATGCCTTCGCCGACTCCGACTTCGGTCTCGGCGGCACCAACCTCAAGGGCTATTTCGTCGGCGGCAATATCGGTCTCGGCGAGAATGTCTGGGCGACCTTGCGCTGGATGAGCGCCAACAGCATCGCCGGCAACCCCTATGCCGTCGACGTCCTGCAAGTCGACCTCAACGCGAAGTTCTGA